In Crinalium epipsammum PCC 9333, the following are encoded in one genomic region:
- a CDS encoding stage II sporulation protein M has translation MNIQRWIARREPNWKRLDALLKQVEKKGLKSLSAVEIKELASLYRSVSADLARGRTQKVGNTLIQDLQILTSRAYNQIYQGSRRQEWEAMVEFYRWGFPAIVQETFSYIAVATILFLLGAIAAWWYAWRDPVFLSLVVPKELIVMVRDDHKLWMGSIVGIEPLASSGIMVNNLSVAFGAIAGGITAGAYTIFLLVYNGLSIGAIATLVGQNHLAYPFWAFVFPHGSLELPAIFLAGGAGLLLARAILFPGQYRRADALKFYGTQASQLVFGIVPMLVIAGTIEGFLSPSPLIPETFKYLVGIAIFTFLVVYCSRKRASNL, from the coding sequence ATGAATATTCAACGTTGGATAGCGCGGCGGGAACCTAACTGGAAGCGCCTTGATGCTTTATTAAAACAAGTTGAAAAAAAAGGATTAAAGTCTCTTAGTGCGGTAGAGATTAAGGAATTAGCTAGTTTGTATCGCTCTGTATCGGCAGATCTGGCGCGTGGGCGTACTCAGAAAGTAGGTAATACTTTAATCCAAGATTTACAAATCTTGACATCTCGCGCCTATAACCAAATTTACCAAGGTTCACGCCGTCAGGAATGGGAAGCGATGGTAGAGTTTTATCGCTGGGGGTTTCCTGCAATAGTGCAGGAGACATTTAGTTATATTGCGGTGGCTACGATACTATTTTTATTAGGTGCGATCGCAGCATGGTGGTATGCGTGGCGAGATCCAGTTTTCTTATCCCTGGTTGTACCAAAAGAATTAATTGTGATGGTGAGAGATGATCATAAATTGTGGATGGGGTCAATTGTTGGCATTGAACCTCTAGCATCTAGTGGCATTATGGTTAATAATTTATCGGTAGCCTTCGGTGCGATCGCAGGTGGCATTACTGCTGGAGCATACACTATATTTTTATTGGTATACAACGGGCTAAGTATTGGTGCTATTGCTACCTTAGTTGGTCAAAATCATCTCGCTTATCCATTTTGGGCGTTTGTATTCCCTCACGGTTCCCTAGAATTACCAGCAATTTTTTTAGCAGGTGGGGCTGGTTTATTACTCGCTAGAGCAATTTTATTTCCTGGTCAATATCGCCGTGCAGATGCTCTAAAATTCTATGGAACACAAGCATCTCAATTAGTATTTGGAATTGTACCAATGTTAGTTATCGCTGGTACAATCGAAGGGTTTTTATCACCTAGTCCCCTAATTCCTGAGACATTCAAATACCTTGTAGGAATAGCTATTTTTACTTTTTTAGTAGTGTATTGCAGCCGCAAGCGAGCGAGTAATTTATAG
- a CDS encoding RDD family protein — protein sequence MDFFNRVTVQTPESVELEFTLAGIGNRAYALLIDYIVLGLTITLFWIAWAIFAVGLIDVLTTQLGNSNSVRLWLIAIAILLNFFIYTGYFVFFEVLWQGQTPGKRYAKIRVIRDDGRRVGIQQATLRTLLRLIDDTLFIGAFLIMLGRQEKRLGDWAAGTLVIQEEYLVAATNFPISEQAQQLATQLSEIANLSQLLPDDFAAIREFLQRRQGMTSQAKADLSLQLARQIKTIISLEKLPTALTAEVFLEAVYLAYQLTINN from the coding sequence ATGGATTTTTTTAATAGAGTTACCGTTCAAACTCCAGAAAGTGTAGAACTTGAATTTACGTTAGCAGGTATTGGTAATCGTGCTTATGCCTTGCTAATTGACTATATTGTTTTAGGCTTAACTATAACGCTATTCTGGATTGCTTGGGCAATATTTGCTGTTGGGTTAATTGATGTATTAACAACACAATTGGGCAATAGCAATAGTGTGAGATTGTGGTTAATAGCGATCGCTATCCTACTTAACTTCTTTATTTACACTGGTTACTTTGTGTTTTTTGAGGTACTGTGGCAAGGACAAACACCTGGAAAACGCTATGCCAAAATTCGGGTAATTAGAGATGATGGTCGTCGAGTTGGTATTCAACAAGCTACGCTTAGAACACTGCTAAGACTAATTGATGATACCCTTTTTATAGGTGCTTTTTTAATTATGTTGGGGCGACAAGAAAAACGTTTAGGAGACTGGGCAGCAGGAACTCTTGTTATTCAAGAAGAATATTTAGTTGCTGCTACCAACTTCCCAATTTCTGAACAAGCGCAACAATTAGCAACTCAATTATCAGAAATAGCTAATTTATCTCAGTTATTACCTGATGACTTTGCTGCCATTCGCGAGTTTTTGCAGCGTCGCCAGGGCATGACTTCTCAAGCTAAAGCTGATTTGAGTTTACAACTAGCTCGTCAAATCAAAACAATTATTTCTTTAGAAAAGTTACCCACAGCTTTAACAGCAGA